The Sparus aurata chromosome 10, fSpaAur1.1, whole genome shotgun sequence genome includes the window GACTGTTGGAAATGAGGGGAGTTGGTGGATTTGGAGTTGACTCTCTTGACATTTTGGGCAGAATCTGTTCACAACTCAAGATCTTTCTCTTAATATTTTTCAtgaacatattttttctttccccaCACAATCATGATGAAACTACTTTGTGTTTACAATTGATTAAATGGCATCTTGATTCAAATGTCCAAGAAAATATAATCTGACAAGTCATTTTTGAGGCAAACGAACTTCAATACTGTAGCTTTCTCCATCTTGGATGTCAGGATTGGATGCTTCTCTTTGCAGTTTAGGATAGTAAacagagtctttgggtttttggaaggttggttggacaaaagaaactATTTCAATTTGAGAAATTGTGCTTAACATGTTTCATTAATAACAGACTGAAGGATTtgattgataatgaaaatgatgtttaGTTGCAGCCCCAGTGTGAAGCAAGATAACATAAATATTATATACAGTGACCTCTGGTGGCAGTTGATCTCCACTGGACACGGCAATGGAGTTCAGGCTTAACCCAAGTCAAGAGTCTATAAAACGCAATCAACACAATCCAGCTTTAAACTTTTAACTGCTGCTGAACTAATCACACAGTAAATGCCCAGATTTTCGCCCATGTTGAGATATTCTTTAAAGTTTAAGTCACAAGTTTCGTCCATTGACAGCGATTCAGGCTGTTGCCTGCAAAGTAACACACGTTACACTTCTTACCTTTCTTTGTCCAGCAGCTCCAGAccatcattgattttttttagcaTCTCGTAACGCTCACGACCACGGACCTGCAGAGaaatcaaagggaaattaaTCAAAGACCACGGAAATTTGCTCAACCAGTTTTAATGACTGCATGCATGTTTACTTACATGCAGGACAAACAcgtccttgtcctcctcctctgcactgGAGGCCGACTTGGACTTTTTTACAGAAGGAGCGTCAGGAACCGGGACACTCTCTAAAAGACGCAAAACTGAGGTTAGTAAGGAAACAGGAAGTATGGATGGAAACTAAAAACTGAAAATTTATGTAAAACAACATAGACATACTtcgttttttaatttgtttggtGCCATTCTGCGTCTTGGCGCTATTTTGCTCTTCGGTTTTCCGGTCCCTACCAGGACATGCGCAGACGCGCACCTCAAAGCACCTCCGGCCCAAAACAACTCCCCTATGAAGAAGACGAGGAGTACAAAGGCTCAAAATGCTTTCCAAGGACAAAATAATTCACAGAACAGTAATGCAAGACGTTACTGGGACATCCATATCAATCAATGTCTGCCTTTTCCCAATACACAGAAGTAACATTAAGACTCCCAGCACCCAACGCTTGACTTCTGCTAAAGGAGAAGCGACACTTACTCTGGAGTCTCGAGGGTCAGGATGGTGAGGATGGGCCTGCGGTTCATCCCTCCCATGCACGAACTGTTGCACATGAAGCTCAGCAGGATGGTCGTGATTTCAGACCCCAACTGaaaaacaggagaagaagaacagcaGTGTTTATTCATTGCTGGTTGAGGTGTATACAATTATGGTGAAAATGCTGCTTGTCCAATTTTCAAATGTAAACGCTACATTATGAAAGAGTAGACGTTTTGTCTCAGACAGGTGAAGCGGGGCAGTCATACCTGTGGGGGCTCATAGGGGACAGTCACGCTCTGCCTCTTTGTGTGCTGATCTTCAAAATACTGAGCTCTCTGGCTGCCTTCCACTCTAATCAGGTGGCTGCGATGCTCTGCAGCTAAATGGAAAACACATCAGGAAAAATACTTAAAACTTAACATCCATGTACATTTCTTCTTCAAGCAGAGACGAGCATTAACCCACTGCACTTACAGGACAATATTCACGGACTACTTTTCCTTACCATCCTCATTCTGGTGGTGGGGGCATCTGCGGACCACTTCGGCCACGTGCTCAGTCTTCTTGTATACGGCTGTGGCCCTGAGGACGGCGCCCGCAGGAGGCTCCTTGCTGACAACGACTTCCACAGGGCTGGTCTTTGCAAGCTGGCAGTAAAGTTTGTTCAGAAGCTCCGAATACTGAGAGAAAGCACATCGAAAAGCCACATCATTATCAGTGGAGCTGAAatgagatattaaaaaaaaaaaaatccataaaagTTCCACAAAATAAGTTTGACTACTCTTTCTTCTCTAAAGAACCAAAACCAAACTACATTTTAAGTTCTCTAAATAAGTAAGGCCAGACTGATCAAGCTAAAAGAAGATATTTTACCTTGCTTCCGTCCATTTTAACCCTTCCTGTGCTGGAGGAAGAGGTGCAGGAACATGTCCCGTCATGTCAGAGCTGTGCTTTACAACCAGACTGCACCTCTCCCACAGACCAGAGCACAAGTCGACAGGGGCGGGAGTTTCAGGGCAGACCACCCTAACTTCAACTAAACTGGCCAACGGCAGCGCGCTGCTGGGTGAGTCACAGTGGAAACATTAATGCTATTGGCTCTTCAAACCAAGTGACTGACTGTAGTCTTTAAAATTTAGCGAATCGTCACAATGAATAAGATTCCACTTGAATGCCACCAGAGATACGAAAGAATGGATTTTCAACGCAAAGCTAAGGTAAGATATACATTTTTTACTCTTAGTGTAGATCATTTCAATGTTTTGCACACTTTAAATACTTTTGAGGGTGATAAAACCAGTGGAGGAATTTACTACAGTCAAACTTTTCAATTTCCAGTCTCAAAATTTTAAATCTATGAAGTAAGATTGAATTTAATTTAGTGAATTAGGCCAATACACAACAGGAGCAGAGCTTCTActtataaaaacaatactttagATGGAAGAACTGAGTTGAACAGTGAATGGCGCCTGAGGAAATCTCTTTTGTTCTTTGGCGAAGCTTCTGCTCCTTGCCATGTTTGGTTGCAGGACATTTGGCCACAAGTACTGCTCAACTTTTAACATTTAGACTACTATTTAAATTCTGTGTGATGTTACCAAAATTGGACACAGTGAGCAGTACATACTACTTTTTCCTCACATTAACAAGAACAGACATAAGATAAGTTATTCATGATATATTACAAATTATTCTAAACTGATACAGGAAATCAACAAATCAGTAGAATTTCTAGATCATTAGATGACACTCACAGTCGATGTGACCGACTTGGCGGTTCCAGAAATCTGAAAACGGAGCTGGAAATCGTATTCCCCCGGGTAGTCAGTAGTAACCGGCACAGTGGAGGACGGGGGAGTGACACCATCTTTAGTAGACATCTCCGGAGGCAGCTCAAAGAGGTTTTCATCAAACCCATCAGTCAGAATTTGCTCGTTCATGAGCTGGAAACAGAGCGAAACACCAGAGGGTCAAATATCTAACAGACAGCTGTATCATGCAGCCAGTTAGTTCAGTGTTTTtacatgaaggtgtgtgtaGGCATCCTTACGAGCATATTCATTTGTCCTGGCACGGCCCATGTTTCAGAGGGCTCAGCCACGGTCGGTATGGTCGAGATCAGTGGGGCCgcactgcaaaaacaaacacacatacg containing:
- the tp53 gene encoding cellular tumor antigen p53; translation: MMMDQEHCLESLPLSQNSFRELWESVAAPLISTIPTVAEPSETWAVPGQMNMLLMNEQILTDGFDENLFELPPEMSTKDGVTPPSSTVPVTTDYPGEYDFQLRFQISGTAKSVTSTYSELLNKLYCQLAKTSPVEVVVSKEPPAGAVLRATAVYKKTEHVAEVVRRCPHHQNEDAAEHRSHLIRVEGSQRAQYFEDQHTKRQSVTVPYEPPQLGSEITTILLSFMCNSSCMGGMNRRPILTILTLETPEGVVLGRRCFEVRVCACPGRDRKTEEQNSAKTQNGTKQIKKRKSVPVPDAPSVKKSKSASSAEEEDKDVFVLHVRGRERYEMLKKINDGLELLDKESKSKTKTSVKHEVPLPSSGKRLLQRGERSDSD